In Nematostella vectensis chromosome 2, jaNemVect1.1, whole genome shotgun sequence, one genomic interval encodes:
- the LOC5521182 gene encoding serine hydrolase-like protein 2, which yields MAYKDTSYALSFPVPWGTIAAKSWGRGEKKFLGLHGWLDNVETFSSLAPLLEKEVTLVAFDFPGHGMSSRRPAGTAYTFLDWVLDVRKVVVQLGWVKFSMIGHSMGASVAALYAGTFPSEVIDLILIEYRGPSVAGENLAREVLRECADDLSRIHYKQKLQPRQQVAKFHQLVQRLMNKNPDITKESAERLMSRSGIPEQDGYRLDIDQRLKPAKNRDVRGNFMILSQEMINSILTGICCSVLVVRGNDCHPMFRIQDDYIRARLDVIKQHASEYFHHEVPGNHFVHLNEPEVVARVIREYLDRRASRSISCKL from the coding sequence ATGGCCTACAAAGACACTTCATATGCGTTATCGTTCCCTGTCCCATGGGGAACTATAGCAGCAAAATCTTGGGGAAGAGGAGAGAAAAAATTCTTAGGACTTCACGGGTGGCTTGATAATGTGGAAACTTTTTCGTCCCTCGCTCCGCTGTTGGAGAAAGAAGTCACGCTGGTGGCATTCGATTTTCCGGGACACGGCATGTCGTCCCGTCGCCCTGCTGGAACTGCTTATACCTTCTTGGATTGGGTCTTGGATGTCAGAAAAGTAGTGGTCCAACTCGGATGGGTCAAATTCTCAATGATCGGTCATAGTATGGGTGCAAGTGTCGCAGCGTTATATGCGGGAACATTCCCAAGCGAAGTAATTGATCTTATTTTGATTGAATACCGTGGACCGTCTGTTGCGGGCGAAAATCTAGCGCGAGAAGTTCTTCGAGAGTGTGCTGACGACCTTTCGAGAATCCACTATAAACAAAAACTACAGCCAAGGCAACAAGTAGCAAAATTTCATCAACTTGTCCAGAGATTGATGAACAAAAACCCCGACATAACAAAGGAGTCAGCAGAGCGACTAATGAGCCGAAGTGGTATTCCAGAACAGGACGGCTACAGATTGGATATAGACCAAAGATTGAAACCTGCAAAAAACCGCGATGTTCGTGGAAATTTCATGATCTTATCCCAAGAAATGATTAATTCAATTCTTACTGGAATATGCTGCAGTGTGTTAGTCGTCCGTGGGAACGACTGCCACCCCATGTTCCGTATTCAAGACGATTACATACGGGCTCGTCTTGACGTGATAAAACAACACGCGAGTGAGTATTTTCACCACGAGGTACCTGGTAATCACTTTGTGCATCTGAACGAGCCCGAGGTGGTAGCGAGAGTCATTCGAGAGTATTTGGATAGACGTGCGTCCAGGAGTATATCGTGTAAGCTCTAG
- the LOC5521181 gene encoding ribonuclease kappa-B isoform X1, whose amino-acid sequence MVRICGPKLSNCCFILSLWGVIMLLLLGVFFKTKSIALVEDIPKDKGDAGFSSTAKNCFIAAGIYGVTLIISIHQKWVNARTGDTQKFYIQA is encoded by the exons ATGGTCCGAATTTGTGGGCCAAAGCTCTCAAACTGCTGTTTTATTCTTAGTTTGTGGGGTGTTATTATGTTG CTTCTTTTGGGCGTTTTCTTTAAAACGAAAAGCATAGCCTTGGTCGAGGATATACCGAAAGATAAAGGCGACGCAGGCTTCTCAAGCACAGCAAA AAATTGCTTTATTGCTGCTGGAATATATGGGGTTACATTAATAATATCAATACATCAGAAGTGGGTAAATGCAAGAACTGGGGACACACAGAAATT
- the LOC5521181 gene encoding ribonuclease kappa-B isoform X2, protein MVRICGPKLSNCCFILSLWGVIMLLLLGVFFKTKSIALVEDIPKDKGDAGFSSTAKNCFIAAGIYGVTLIISIHQKWVNARTGDTQKLVVA, encoded by the exons ATGGTCCGAATTTGTGGGCCAAAGCTCTCAAACTGCTGTTTTATTCTTAGTTTGTGGGGTGTTATTATGTTG CTTCTTTTGGGCGTTTTCTTTAAAACGAAAAGCATAGCCTTGGTCGAGGATATACCGAAAGATAAAGGCGACGCAGGCTTCTCAAGCACAGCAAA AAATTGCTTTATTGCTGCTGGAATATATGGGGTTACATTAATAATATCAATACATCAGAAGTGGGTAAATGCAAGAACTGGGGACACACAGAAATT
- the LOC5521181 gene encoding ribonuclease kappa-B isoform X3 yields the protein MVRICGPKLSNCCFILSLWGVIMLLLLGVFFKTKSIALVEDIPKDKGDAGFSSTAKNCFIAAGIYGVTLIISIHQKWVNARTGDTQKL from the exons ATGGTCCGAATTTGTGGGCCAAAGCTCTCAAACTGCTGTTTTATTCTTAGTTTGTGGGGTGTTATTATGTTG CTTCTTTTGGGCGTTTTCTTTAAAACGAAAAGCATAGCCTTGGTCGAGGATATACCGAAAGATAAAGGCGACGCAGGCTTCTCAAGCACAGCAAA AAATTGCTTTATTGCTGCTGGAATATATGGGGTTACATTAATAATATCAATACATCAGAAGTGGGTAAATGCAAGAACTGGGGACACACAGAAATT